The DNA window CTGGTTTAGAACCTCTCTAAAATGAGAGGTTTATGTGATCTTTGAAGCGTTGGTCCAAGGGATGAATGTAGATTTACTGAAAGCAGATTAACACAATTTCACTGAGTCTGTAGGATCTGGATGTTTTCTCTCACTCTTTCTCAAGAATGAGGAGAAGTAACCTTTTATATGTAatatttattctgtgttttgtctAATGCTGTACTTCAGAATGAAATTTGCACATGTACTTGGTTTCTCAGTGTATTTTACTTGGAAAAAATAGGGAATATGCTTGCCCAaaactccccccaaaaccctgcaaGGCTTGTCTAAACTGGACTTACTATGTATCTGGAATTTAACTATTATCAGAATTTATAAGTGGCTTTCCAGGTGACTTGAGAGTATAATGGAAATTTTTGTAAACAAAGGACAGTTTCTGCATTAACTTCTGCTCTTTCTGTCCTATGATAGGTAGTTAGAAGTGTTTGTATTGCATATTCTTTGTTATATCCAAGTCAAGTAAACCTTTTTGAAATTCATGAGGTATCTATGCAGGGTGTTAGCTAGCTCATTTTCATGCACTATTTATCTCGTTTGAAGGTGCTTCCTGTAACatgatatttttaatacttttgtAGGCATACATTGTCTCCTCTTCCTGTTGATTATTTGCAGCCATCTGAAAGATCCCTGACTGTTACCTTGCATCATGGTTCAGTTGCCCACAAAGATCCTTGCATGCTTGGTTTTGACTTGGTGACGTGTATTGAACTGTGAGTATCAGCACAATACAGAATGGTTTTTTTAGAGTTCAGTTTGGAATTTTGTCCTTGCTCCAAACAGACTTGATCAAACCTTTCAAGCAGAAGAGTAGAATTAGAAAAGTAGAAAGTAGAAGAGTGGCTCCTAACTTGTGTTTAAATTAATCATGCTAAGTAATTTAGGTAGTGCTTATGGCAGGAAGAGCATACTGATGAAAAAGTACAAAATGCAAGAGATTTGCTCAGGCAAAATCCCACAGTGCCAGTGCTCATGTTGCAGAGATAGGTGTAAAATTACAAGTTACCCATaggggtttggggttcttttgACTGGTTGTTAAGATTATAGTAGTGTGTTTTTAAACCAAGTCATCGACTTACCCTTTTCAGAATAGAACACCTGGAAGAATCAGAGCTGAAGAAGTTTCCTGAGGTGGTGTTTGGTTTCATGGCTCCAAGCATAGTTGTGATCAGCACTCCAAATTCTGAATTCAACTGTTTGCTTCCAAGAGTGATGTTATACAGGCATCCAGACCACAAATTCGAGTGGAGCCAAGCAGAGTTTCAAAGCTGGTAAGTACTGAACATCATATGCTGGGTGCACATGATGCAGCTCTGAGTGCCCAGCAGTTGAATTGCTGTGCATTTTCAGAATGGGTCACTTGTATGGTTTACTGTCAGTGAAGTGTCACCTCCTGGTTTGGTGGTCTCTTTGCTGTTGAGAGTGGTTAAGcattttctgtggattttgtattttatgaTGGTGGTTCAATTGGCTTTTACTTTAACTGCTGtgcaaaaaaagatttaaaacttTTACTTACTCTTTATAGATCTTTATCACAATTAACACAGTTGAAAGATAAGGTatcaattaatatttttgcataATACCCTGCTATAGAAATTCTTCATAAAATCCAAGGAATGGGCTTGCTTTATATGGTGTGTAATCAAAGCACTCAGTAAGAGTATGCAAGCAGATTTATCAGATAGCCACAGCATGTTGAACACAGGATAGTTTAATGGATCATGGCACAATGAGGGATTTAATGCAGATCATATGCACATGACAGAGGGTTATATGAGATCTAGCTTACCCTTAATATCaggaatgtaaaaaaaataaaacaaagagacAATGGGATGCTCTGATAACATTCAGCTGTCAAGCAGTTGTGGAAGAAAATACATGGTACAGTAAAGAATGCCATACCTCAGTAGCCAACTCTTGGTGTAGCTGTCCTGGAAATTTTGCCCCTCGTTTCTGCCATACACTTTAAAGTATCCAGTGATTTTTGAGTAAATGGTTTTGCAAAGCTGGAAGCATGTATTTTTCCCTGCATAACAATACTAAAACCTGCCTGTAATTAGCTACCTTAGAATACCTTAGAGAAAATTTCTGTGGCTTCAAGTATATTTAGATTTTGCTTTTAGATAGatatgaatttaaaatattggtATCACTGAAGAAATGTGGGCATTTTCTGAGCTGTAAACATGAGGAAGCCTTTGTGTtgtgaaatagaaatatttcattattctcTAAAATACATGAGATATtaatttacttttcttcttttccatggAGAATAGTGCAGGTAGGTAGCACAGTTTTGGTTTCCTGCCCCATTTGTTCACACTGGCTGATGATACAAGATACTTTTCATTTAGGTGTTATATACAGTGTTGTAACCTGGATTAGGTAGATTTTAGTCTTGCTATATTTACAGCAAACCACACTTTCTCTATTAACTGGTCTCTTGTGGTTTAAAGGTGtgtatgtttatttttcatggGTTCTTCTCAAATAAGCTTGTTCTTGATAATCAGATTTTAGCTGACTTCCAGGTTGGTGAGTAAGCAGCTGTGAGCATTAACATTCATGCACATTTTGTAGAAGAAACAGTAATGTTTGGATGGCTAAATTACTGATACTAAATGATTCAGATTATGGTAAGCATCTTACAGCTCTGGTACAACAAGATGTGACAGTGCTTATCTTCAGGCCTGGGAGTATTGTTAGAGAAATTATGTTCAAGCCTTTGCAGCCTTAGAGTCTTGATTCTCCTTAAGAATGGCTCTTTCTTTATCACATGGAAAGATGAATATTTCATATGATTGGAATAATTGGTCTTTCTTAGGGCTCTAGAGACTGCTAGATGCTATGATTACTCAGTGGAATTTACTGGTGTCGGGCACCCACCAACAGGAATGGAGAAGGTTGGGTTTTGTACCCAAATAGGTGTGTTTTTTAGAAAATACCCTCAAAGTGCTGAATCTGTTCAGTCTGAGAAACCCATGGAAGCAGTTTACAAAACAGTAAgtattgttttcttcctttagaGGTGTGAATAAAGAGTAAAGTTGCCTATGACTGCCTGTGGGGTTGTTACCAGGAAATACTGCTGATAATCACAGCAAGACAGTCTCAGTCTTTGTGTTTGCAGTTGTACAGAGGCCTTAAACTTTTAGGGTGTTTGCTAAATAACAATATGGATAATCATTCTTATCTTAAGATACACCTGTCCTTGCAATGAAATTGTTCCTTCCTGCCAGCTATTTTTCCTCTAgtcattaaatttatttatttattaggtGGCTGTTGGCAATGACACAGATTTTTCAGATacataaaaaattttaaaaacccatgTCTTGATAAATGTGACCTGAACTGAAACGTAAAGTTGTGTTATGGCTTTATCTTTTATTGCTTCCAAGCTATAAAAAACATTTGTAATTCCTGTATTGGAAATTTCTATGCATGTGAAATGTCACCTGTCATCTATTGCCCTTAACAGATTAATGAAATATTCTTTAATGCTCACCAGACTTGGAAATACATCTAGGTGATGGACATGTACTAGAAATTGCTTTCATTAGCTCCTGTTATAGGGTCATTTTGCAGAGTTTTGACATGGGTATCCTTTGAGATTAAACAAGAGTGTtaattttgtgtatttcttataaaattaatttttataaggTAACTAATTTATAGGAATAATTCAACATTTCAAGGTGTAATTGGAAAGTAAGAAATAATTATAGACAGTGGAACTTCATTGGTACAAAACACTTCATATAACCTGGTGGGAATGAGATTGCCTGCTTAGTTTCCTTAATTGCCTTGGAGTATAGCTCAGTAACACACTACAGTTCCCCAGATTTTGATGTCACAATTTATTTTAGCATTCCTTACAGCTGTGAGAGCATATTTAATGTTTGACTCTGAAAACAACAAATGACATGCTGTAGTCTTGGTTTCCAGATGACAATTCAGAACTAGTTTAGAATCTCCATCACTATAAAACTGTCCCCAGAACTCCATAATGTGAGAAGTAAGAAAACTATTGAAAAGAGGTGAAGAATTGCAGGGCTTTACCTTGCCTGATCTATAAGTGTATCTTGCAGGTATTGcctgttgggttttggggtgtttgtttaAGTTCAATTAACTGCCAGCATAGTTGTAATAAAGAAAACCAGCTCATATTGCCTAGTTTTTGTTACCTCAAACTGTTTAATAAGCAAAACAGGattgaataaaaaattatattcccATTTTAGCAGCTTTTTTGGACAGCAGATGTTAAAATCTGAGCTTGTGATAGTGATAaacattttatgttttcttgtATATTGTAAAGGTCTTCAAAGCAGTGTACCCAAGTCTAAAAGATGAGAAGTACTTGCAGAATGCAGTGATCAGTGAAGTTATTTTCACAGCCCAAATCATTAAGCACCGTTTAATGTCAAAACGTCAGGAGTACAGTGATGATCCTGAGAGAAAACCCAAATTCCAACTTTCAATGGACTGTTTTTCTGACTATCTTGGAAAAGTGGTTGTTGAAAAAAACATGGAACCATTTGTCAGTGGAAATGAGGTTTACATACCTCTCAGAAcaatcttttcttttcccaaagtgAATCGACTTTGTGGTACCTTTGAGAAGTTATGCAAGCTTATTGCAGGCAAGGTCACACTGAGCAGTGATGGTTCTGCTGTGATGTTCAATATTGAACATGAAAATGAAGAGAATTAGATCAGATTTCTCAAACCAAGTTCAGCTGAAACAATGAAAGTGGTTTTTTAGAAGCTGTCAAATGGTATGTTCTGTATGCTAACTAGAGCACAAAAGCTTTTCTAACCTTCCATCAGTGGTAGTTATCTGTCAGCACCTCTCCCTGAGTGAAGGTGAGTGCTTCTGACAAAGGTAACAGTAACTCATAGGGGTTTCAAGTGAGTATCAGGGGCTAAAAGGAAAGAATTCATTcccaagaagaaaatgaagcatttctgtttgctttctatTGCTTTATTGTAGCTATCATTACTAGATTATTTCTGGTAGTCTCTTGTTAGTATCAAGGATAGTTTGTTTTACCATCTACTGTGTTGTGCTGGATAATGTGAGTCAGACATAAGTTTAGGGCaagttttttcttaatttctttaaaatttatagaTGCCTTTTTCAAGATGAGTACATAGCCTTGATGAAAACCAAATGTTGTTCCCGCTGAATTGAAATATGAAACTGGCatatttgttctgtttttgaaagaatattaaaaaaattaaagaactgCAGTAATTGTGAATGCTAACCTATCTCTGGTGTAGTTGaaaaattttctgtgttttcacgTGCAGCTTTTGTTCAAAACTGTAAAATCCAAATAGAGTAGATGGGAAAAATTTAACaagaacaaaaccccacaacacaaccaaaaaaacccctccaacaCCAACATCAAGAAAAGAGTGCAGTATCCTGAATATAAGGGAAATAATGTGTGTATTGATTGTTTGGTTATGGTCAGAATAGTTGAACAGAACACTTCTGATCAGTgttctgaatttaaaattttccttctaGATTAGAAAAAGAATGGGATCCAAATGACACATTTTCCTGATAATATAGATGTCACTTTGTGATaacacagaagcagaaaaaagcaaagcattttaaaaagaaatccttaACTGGAAGAGAAACTGAATGGACTCAAAGTTCCAGTTAAGTTTGTAATTTTTTGCAttgaagaaaaagagacaaTTCTTTAGGAATAGATTCCAAGCTGAAGACATGAGTTTATTGAATGTCCGAGAGATTTGTATTCAAATACAGTTAAAAAACATAATCCACCAGTACATCCCAAACAGTTTGCAACATGGAAATCTCCAGTATTCATATAACATAgtttacaaaaaagaaaatacagcacCTAGATGTGAAGGTTATGTTCCACTTACATGATGCACAATGAGATTATCACTTCATGAAGAGTTGTAAGTCAAGTCAGAAGAATAAATTACTAAGATACAGTTTTatgaaaagctgaatttctaTGTCAATTTCCTTATTACTTAAATCTGCTCAGGCAAGACAATACTGTTTCTAGTAAACAAATTATCTAATCTATGACCATCAGCTGTGTTGTTTAACATAAAATGCTATGGAAATTCCCTTGGGAATTACATAAGCAGCTGTacactgttttttaaaagtctgtttTCCTCAAACTACATGTAGTTTTCCTAGTTAATGTAAGTAAACTACCATTTAACTACTACTAGTTTTAATGGATTTGTCAAGAAGTATAGCAGTGTCAATGAGTACTGAAAGCAAAGAATGTATTCAAATTTCTGGCATCTTTTGCTtgcaatgggattttttggtatgAATTGGTTATATAACAGGAAAGGAGACTGTAATGTTCTGAGAGTTGTATACCAGCAGTTGAGTagtttctgtttaaaattcCTGTGGAGAACAGAAACTGATAATACCACACTTCTATTAAGAGCAGCTAAAATAGAATCTTTGTATTAATTCTTTTGTCTAATTAGACACTCTAAAGAGGTTATAATTAACAGTAGAAATAAAAGTATGCAAGTACCAAAACTGAGAAATAGCTCATATTCATCATTTTCAATAACAGCATTCTGGCTTTGAAGGctgaaatttcattaaaaatacaaataaaagtTCAATAATTCTACTGTGGATTTCTGGAATACAAAGTTTGCTAATTTAACCTATTAAATATGGCCTACTTTTACATCAATAAAAAGGTGTCAAACATCACTCTGAGCAAAACCTGAAGCATTCTGAGCTTTCAAAAGTGACGACACTATTTTTACTTATTCCAGACCTTAACTGATAAACAGTAccactaaattaaaaaaaaaaaattaagtaatttgCAGTTTACAGTTAATTACACCTATTTGTTACCCAACACATCCCTTTAAAAAAGGATTCTTTCATAttccaaatgaaaatttaaagagCTCTTTCTTGCCTGTCAGGCAAATCACTACTTGTGCAAATTTAAATACAGTACATTGACCTAATGTAACAGTGGACAGATAGCAAAAGAAATGTTCAACAAAGCTGTTGCACACCAAGACTTTTTCAGTGTGCAGAGTATGTCTGCAATAAAGTGCTTCTCTTAACAAGTTATATCAATAATAGCATATATAGATGTTTACCTAGTTTTAAAGCTTAAGTTCCTTAATAAATGGTCTAGCCTCCCTGTACACCCCCAATCCCACAAGGCACATTcaaaacacaagcaaagcaCTGACTGTGAAGGATTAaactacaattaaaaaaattaagtggtAGTAAACTACTGACTAGGTTTGTAAACAGTACCGTCCCATTGGATCTCATGCATTATCAAAGTGAGtttctgtgggagcagctgctgaactCCAGATTTAACAATCAAGGCAGCTTTCTTAATAAAATGCTATTGTGTCTTAGTGTTTTGGTGTGGAATCCCACCTTTTTCATCACTTGAACAAAAAAAGTCACATTTGATGCATTTAAACCTGTGGCCTTAATTTACCGTAAATACAACTGATTAGTGGCTGGTTTAAATCGATttagttttgggggtttgttttaaaTGCACGTGACATTCACCTCTTCTGTTGAACCTTACAATGAAGTTGTGCTCAGTACTCTTAAGAGAAAGTTTTGGTTATGTTAAAACATAGCTGGCCTGTTTTTTGGAGGCCATAACTTTGACCTGATAAAAACTGACTTGATAGGAGTAATTAGCTTCTGTAAAACTAAAATGGCATGTAGGATCAAATTCAGTAAATGACTTTTTTCAGGTTCTTTTAAGACCAACTTTCaaagtttctttaaaaacaaagtcCATCACTGCAAGTGATCTCTTATATTGAAATGGGACATGCTTCCACAGATGTTTCACAGAAATTAAGTAATTCCACCAACATCAGACAGAGCTTACAAAAAGGGTCCAAGTGCTCTCACAAGGTACACATAGCTGAACATTGCCTTCATACCACAGAAGATGATGCTCTATGAGCAAGAGGCATTCcactgcttttcagaaaaagatCACATTGAGTTCGTTTAGTCTTTCTCAGCTCTTGCAGCAGAGCAAACAATACCAGAAGTATCAAAACCAGAGCTCCAAGTTTTCCTCATTTGACATTCCAGCTTAGCGTTTTATCACCACCTGCTCGTATGCTCCAGATCCTCCTCTGAAAGTTTGAAACAAGTTAGTTCAGTGTTCATTTAAATGGAAGCTAAATAGCAAGTATCACATATCAGCAAGTGTATTGATTAAACATGCCATTCCTCCcaagaaaaaccaacaaaaccaaacaaacagcaaatacCAAACCAGCTAAATGAGAAGGGTAGAAAACATTTGTCATTATTACCATGCCATGGAGTCACCTACTCTTTAATGCACTAAAGAGATTTTGTTGTACTACAGTCAAAATGAACAAAGAGTAATGTTACTGAACAAGAAGTTACTGTTGAACTTCACTAGAATTTTTTAAACATCACGTTTAGGGTATCTATCCCCATAGCTGTATCATATGCAGCTAATACTctttatatacatttatacataAACAGGTCAATGTGtctaaaaaactcaaaaaatgaTTGTCATCTTACATTAAGATACAAGAAAAACATCTTCAGTTTTTTGTTCACTCTGAATTGTAAACAAAACTCCCTCACTTCCCACATGACAGCTCATAGTGGGTGGTTTCCACAGCAAATTGCAGTACTATGTAAAAAATTCATAGGGCAAGCTCTGCCTTGGTACAGTATTGTGCCTGGACTCTTCTGGCAGCTCCATTAGGACAGATCTCTGTGTGCTACAGGAGTGTGTTCTGTACCCTTTCATGTGGTCCTACACAGGTATTGGTGTGCCCAGTTTGCAGATGAGCCAATTAATTTAACCATTAGTACTACATGCATGTATAAAAGGCAATTATTTTATGCCTTTTAATATATTATCAACTGCCTTTATACCCAAGTCCATAGTAATTGCTGAAATACTGAGGCTGTTCTGATTTCAGCTATAGCTGTTGAGTTACACTGGACTGCAGAAACACAGTATTAGAACATATTCTTGCCTGGTTTTCATGGTTTTTCATCTGAAGATTAACACATTCAGGTCAAGTCATATATCAGGACTGAAGAAggtttagagaagaaaaaagtctCTGGTTCTAAACTATAAGATAGCCTGAAGCAGATTATCAAAAGAGTTCAGGGCTGCAAATAGTTGAAAGATGAACAAGCCATTGAAACAAGTAATGtaacaaaaagaaacaggatTTGTGGGAAAAACtaaactgaagaaaatgagGGTGGTTATTAGGAAGATGTACCAGTTTGATTCTGTAAAGGCAGATGTGTAAAACACTTAAAATCTTCTTCCCACTCCAGAGTAACGTAATCAGACTGCAGAGCTCCCCTTTGAAACTGGTGTCTGCTTCCTGCATCCATACTGAAACATTGCTTGTTTCTGAAAACCTTGGAACTGAGACTCTTCAGAAACTGAAAGTTACGATTCTTATTGAACATTGACATCAGTTCTGTTTTGGAACTAATCTATATGtcctattttaaaaactgacagTCTAGCTTTTGGTGCTTTTAAATGATACAGACATGGTAGAAAGATACAAAGGTCAAGAATGTAGATACAGAGCAATTGCTGTATaagatgcatttttatttagTATTGCCTATGGATTAGTTGTTCAGGCTACATACCTGTTAGGTAGATGGTGGCTTCCAAAAGAAGTGCTTCCACCAGGGCCCACAAATAATCTTAAACCTTCTTCTAAAAGACAAATGATTAAAATAGGTTAGCTTTCTTTAATGCTGTCCTAGCTAAATCCAAGTAATTTTAAATCTACCCGTTTTGCAGCTGACACTTTCAGATGCAAATACTTAGGTAATGAAGAAGCAACTTCATGGTGTAGGTTGGAGGAAGTACCTTTGTCACAGATTTGCACCTGCTCTTTTAGGCTTTAAGTGGGAAAGCTCCCTGAGTCATGTAAGAGTATTTTCAATTTCTGGTAGGTAAGATAGAGTAGAAAATGTAGCACAGTCCTTATGAATACAAACAGGGACTGT is part of the Zonotrichia leucophrys gambelii isolate GWCS_2022_RI chromosome 8, RI_Zleu_2.0, whole genome shotgun sequence genome and encodes:
- the HENMT1 gene encoding small RNA 2'-O-methyltransferase gives rise to the protein MDKNFKEEFRQIIKFEPPLYKQRYQFVKDLVEKYKPKKVADLGCADCSLLWMLKFCSCIEVLAGLDICANVMKEKMHTLSPLPVDYLQPSERSLTVTLHHGSVAHKDPCMLGFDLVTCIELIEHLEESELKKFPEVVFGFMAPSIVVISTPNSEFNCLLPRVMLYRHPDHKFEWSQAEFQSWALETARCYDYSVEFTGVGHPPTGMEKVGFCTQIGVFFRKYPQSAESVQSEKPMEAVYKTVFKAVYPSLKDEKYLQNAVISEVIFTAQIIKHRLMSKRQEYSDDPERKPKFQLSMDCFSDYLGKVVVEKNMEPFVSGNEVYIPLRTIFSFPKVNRLCGTFEKLCKLIAGKVTLSSDGSAVMFNIEHENEEN